The Thermomonospora curvata DSM 43183 DNA segment GCGCCCAGGTCCACCATGCGCCGTTCCAGTTCCACCGCCAGCTGCCGTTCGGTGAGGCCGGGCCGGATCAGCGGCAGCACGGCCGCGAAGGCCTCGTCGGTGATGGCGCACGCCTGCCGCAGCAGGGCGATCTCGCTTTCGTCCTTGACCGTGCGCAGCTGCTCGACCCGGCGGCCGAGCGGGACCAGGGACGTGCCCTCCCCGGCCTTCTCGGTCAGTTCGGCGTGCCGTTCCACGGTCAGGTCGTGGGCTTCGAAGGCCAGCGTGCGCACTCCCGCGCCGGCGGCCCGTTTCAGCAGCGTCCCGGCGGTGTCGCGGTCGATGACGGTCTCCAGGCCGGGGCAGAGCGCGGCGGCGGTGCCGGCGTAGCGGGAGTCGGTGGCCAGCACCGCCTCCCCGTCGGCGGGCACCAGCAGCGCGGCGTTGGAGCTGGCCAGCCCGGTCAGGTAGCGCACGTTCACCAGGCGGGTGATCAGCGCGGCGTCGTGGCCGTCGGCGGCGACCAGTCCGGCCAGCCGCCGCCGGCGCTCGGCGTGGAGATCGCTCATCGAAGTTCCGGTTCTTT contains these protein-coding regions:
- a CDS encoding M24 family metallopeptidase; this translates as MSDLHAERRRRLAGLVAADGHDAALITRLVNVRYLTGLASSNAALLVPADGEAVLATDSRYAGTAAALCPGLETVIDRDTAGTLLKRAAGAGVRTLAFEAHDLTVERHAELTEKAGEGTSLVPLGRRVEQLRTVKDESEIALLRQACAITDEAFAAVLPLIRPGLTERQLAVELERRMVDLGAEAPAFESIVAAGPNGAIPHHRPGDRPLAEGDLVTMDFGARCGGYHADMTRTVAIGRVADWQREIYQLVAAAQRAALQAIVPGADVHDVDAAARNMIDEAGHGADFPHGLGHGVGLEIHEAPLLGYGKTGKLSGRVPITAEPGVYLAGRGGVRIEDTLVVRADGPEILTKTTKDLLVV